A single genomic interval of Croceibacter atlanticus HTCC2559 harbors:
- a CDS encoding OsmC family protein: MTSKITYNGNLRTTCEHIKSGNTFITDAPTDNNGKGEAFSPTDTVVTALASCMLTVMGIKADQLNVDMINATAEVVKIMASNPRRISKIDMVIKLPKSYDEKTKSILEHTANTCPVHFSLHPDIEKNISFVYG; this comes from the coding sequence ATGACTAGTAAGATAACCTATAATGGTAACTTAAGAACTACTTGTGAGCATATTAAAAGCGGTAACACGTTTATAACAGATGCACCTACAGATAATAATGGTAAAGGTGAAGCGTTTTCTCCAACCGATACTGTAGTTACAGCACTTGCGAGTTGTATGCTTACCGTTATGGGAATTAAAGCAGATCAACTTAATGTAGATATGATTAATGCTACTGCAGAAGTTGTGAAAATTATGGCTAGTAATCCTAGAAGGATTTCTAAGATAGATATGGTTATTAAACTGCCTAAATCTTACGACGAAAAAACTAAAAGCATTTTAGAGCATACAGCAAATACGTGCCCAGTGCACTTTAGTTTACATCCAGATATTGAAAAAAACATATCATTTGTATATGGGTAA
- a CDS encoding amino acid ABC transporter substrate-binding protein, with translation MKTILASLIFFLAFNLQTNAQEFLTYTVNQDDTATSLAKRFNTTIQEIYRFNPDAKNGLRKGAVLVIPKSTSAQNNTANSQDRTPKTFKTHKVKRKETLYSLSKEYNVTVDEIKRYNKWLYAEQLKRKDKIRIPVYPNVVISDTQTVDDPRFIIKEEPVVKIVRTPSGKTTHTVQAKEGKYGISRKYGMTIAELEAMNPDMEEPIQPGQVLNVKGEASTESTVITDERFTFYEVKPKENFFRLEQRFNISEDSLIALNPKLEEGLKVGMIIKIPKKNTSIAFGNDELVNLEASIRNYDAKTVALLLPFNSHKITNDSLSNTEERIKRDRVMRISLDFYSGALVALEEGKQKGLSTTLRVFDTEQSTSKVRAIINDNNFNDVDVVVGPLLNSTVEEASALLNRKDIPVISPLSSRKANGRENLIQSRPTDDMLHEVMLSYLEAMHTDQNIVILADDNASSIKSLITSKFPTASTLKKQEDNFVYQNDVSKQLVSGKDNWFIVATEDVALLSNLLSYLNAYRSKHNIQLFALEKTSAFDSEDVSNDHLSNLKFTFPSVDKEFDYENKAKFIIDYNAKYGIAPNKYAVRGYDIMYDTLLRLANSDTYMESLENNIATEYIENKFSYVENGISGYMNNGIYIMQYGENLTLKPVE, from the coding sequence ATGAAAACAATCCTAGCCAGTCTAATCTTCTTTTTAGCATTCAATTTACAAACGAATGCACAAGAATTTTTGACATATACAGTTAATCAAGACGATACTGCCACTAGTTTGGCTAAGCGTTTTAATACTACAATTCAAGAAATATATAGGTTTAATCCAGATGCTAAAAATGGATTGAGAAAAGGTGCTGTTTTAGTGATCCCTAAAAGCACTTCTGCTCAAAACAATACGGCAAACTCGCAAGACCGCACGCCAAAAACCTTTAAAACACATAAAGTAAAGCGTAAGGAAACCTTATACAGTTTATCTAAAGAGTATAATGTTACTGTAGATGAGATTAAGAGGTACAATAAATGGTTGTATGCCGAGCAATTAAAACGAAAGGACAAAATAAGAATACCTGTGTATCCAAATGTTGTTATTTCAGATACTCAAACTGTTGATGATCCTAGGTTTATAATTAAAGAAGAACCTGTTGTTAAAATTGTAAGAACACCTTCTGGGAAAACAACCCACACCGTTCAAGCTAAAGAAGGGAAATACGGGATCTCTAGAAAATATGGGATGACCATAGCCGAGTTAGAAGCTATGAATCCTGATATGGAAGAACCTATACAACCAGGACAAGTATTAAATGTAAAAGGCGAAGCTTCTACCGAAAGCACTGTAATTACAGATGAACGATTTACATTTTATGAAGTTAAACCGAAAGAGAACTTCTTTAGGTTAGAGCAGCGTTTCAATATTTCTGAAGACTCATTAATTGCACTAAATCCTAAATTAGAAGAAGGACTAAAAGTAGGAATGATTATAAAAATTCCTAAGAAGAATACTAGTATTGCATTTGGTAATGATGAGCTTGTTAACCTAGAAGCGTCTATTAGAAACTACGATGCTAAAACTGTAGCATTATTATTACCATTTAATAGTCATAAGATTACAAACGATTCGCTTTCAAATACAGAAGAGCGCATTAAGAGAGATCGTGTTATGCGTATTTCATTAGATTTTTATAGTGGTGCCTTGGTTGCATTGGAAGAAGGAAAACAAAAAGGGTTGAGTACGACCCTAAGAGTTTTTGATACAGAACAAAGCACATCTAAAGTAAGAGCTATTATAAATGATAATAACTTTAATGATGTAGATGTAGTTGTAGGACCGCTTTTAAATAGTACGGTTGAGGAAGCTTCTGCATTACTTAACAGAAAAGACATTCCGGTAATTTCACCATTGTCGAGTAGAAAAGCTAACGGAAGAGAAAACCTTATACAGTCTCGCCCTACAGATGATATGTTACACGAGGTTATGCTTAGTTATCTTGAAGCTATGCATACAGACCAAAACATAGTTATTTTGGCAGATGATAATGCATCATCTATTAAATCTCTTATAACATCTAAATTTCCAACTGCTTCAACTTTAAAAAAGCAAGAAGACAATTTTGTGTATCAAAATGATGTAAGCAAGCAATTGGTAAGTGGAAAAGACAATTGGTTTATTGTAGCTACAGAAGATGTAGCATTATTAAGTAATCTTTTATCGTATTTAAACGCTTACCGTTCTAAACATAACATACAACTATTTGCTTTGGAGAAAACATCTGCGTTTGATAGTGAAGATGTTTCAAACGATCATTTAAGTAATCTTAAATTTACTTTTCCTTCAGTAGATAAAGAATTTGATTATGAGAATAAAGCCAAATTCATAATAGATTATAATGCTAAATACGGTATTGCTCCTAATAAATATGCAGTGCGTGGTTATGATATTATGTATGATACGTTGTTGAGGTTGGCAAATTCAGACACTTACATGGAATCGTTAGAAAATAATATAGCTACAGAGTACATTGAAAACAAATTTAGTTATGTTGAAAACGGTATAAGTGGCTATATGAATAACGGGATCTATATTATGCAATATGGAGAAAACCTTACCCTAAAACCTGTAGAATAA
- the guaA gene encoding glutamine-hydrolyzing GMP synthase, which yields MQNNVLILDFGSQYTQLIARRVRELNIYCEIHPFHKVPEDLSTFKAVILSGSPFSVRGEDAPQPDLSNIKGKLPLLGVCYGAQYLAHFFGGKVEASNVREYGRANLSVIKDKEALFASITENSQVWMSHSDTIKELPDNAVRLASTADVLNAAYRIDGEETYCIQFHPEVYHSTDGKQLLENFLVHIAGVEQSWTPGAFVDLTVNELKEKIGEDKVVLGLSGGVDSTVAAVLLHKAIGKNLYCIFVNNGLLRKNEFVDVLDQYKDMGLNVKGVDASARFLKALEGKSDPEEKRKEIGRVFIEVFDDEAHDIEDVKFLAQGTIYPDVIESISVNGPSATIKSHHNVGGLPDFMKLKIVEPLRMLFKDEVRRVGKEMGISPKLLGRHPFPGPGLAIRILGDITAEKVRILQEVDAIFINGLREWELYDKVWQAGAILLPVQSVGVMGDERTYEQVVALRAVESTDGMTADWCNLPYEFLQKTSNTIINRVKGVNRVVYDISSKPPATIEWE from the coding sequence ATGCAAAACAACGTACTTATCCTCGATTTCGGATCGCAATACACGCAGTTAATTGCTCGTCGTGTTAGAGAATTAAACATTTATTGCGAAATTCATCCATTCCATAAAGTTCCAGAAGATTTATCAACCTTTAAAGCTGTCATTTTATCGGGTAGCCCTTTTTCTGTAAGAGGTGAAGATGCTCCGCAACCAGACCTATCTAATATAAAAGGGAAACTTCCATTATTAGGTGTTTGTTATGGTGCGCAGTACTTAGCTCACTTTTTTGGAGGCAAGGTAGAAGCGTCTAATGTTAGAGAATACGGTCGTGCTAATCTGTCTGTAATAAAAGATAAAGAAGCTCTTTTTGCAAGTATTACAGAAAACTCTCAAGTATGGATGAGTCATAGTGATACTATTAAAGAATTACCAGATAACGCTGTGAGGCTAGCAAGTACAGCAGATGTGCTAAATGCAGCTTACAGAATAGATGGAGAAGAAACATACTGTATACAATTTCACCCAGAAGTTTACCACTCTACAGATGGTAAGCAGCTTTTAGAAAACTTCTTAGTTCATATAGCTGGCGTTGAGCAATCTTGGACACCAGGCGCTTTTGTAGATTTAACAGTTAATGAGTTAAAAGAAAAAATAGGGGAAGATAAAGTTGTTCTTGGTTTAAGCGGTGGCGTAGACTCAACGGTAGCAGCAGTGTTATTGCATAAAGCTATTGGGAAAAACCTGTATTGTATTTTTGTAAACAATGGGTTGCTACGCAAAAACGAATTTGTTGATGTATTAGATCAATATAAAGATATGGGTCTAAATGTTAAAGGCGTTGATGCTTCGGCACGTTTCTTGAAAGCCTTAGAAGGAAAAAGCGATCCAGAAGAAAAACGTAAAGAAATAGGTCGCGTGTTCATTGAAGTATTTGATGATGAAGCTCACGATATTGAAGATGTGAAGTTTTTAGCTCAAGGGACCATTTATCCAGATGTTATAGAAAGTATTTCTGTAAACGGACCTTCTGCAACAATAAAATCTCACCATAATGTTGGAGGTTTGCCAGATTTCATGAAACTTAAAATTGTGGAACCATTACGTATGCTTTTTAAAGATGAAGTAAGACGTGTTGGTAAAGAAATGGGTATTTCTCCTAAATTATTAGGAAGACATCCTTTTCCTGGACCTGGTTTAGCAATTAGAATCTTGGGAGACATTACTGCAGAAAAAGTACGTATCTTACAAGAAGTAGATGCCATCTTTATAAACGGACTTAGAGAATGGGAGCTATACGATAAAGTATGGCAAGCAGGTGCAATATTATTACCTGTACAATCTGTAGGTGTTATGGGAGATGAGCGTACTTATGAGCAAGTTGTTGCTCTAAGAGCTGTAGAGTCTACAGATGGAATGACAGCAGATTGGTGCAATTTACCTTATGAGTTTCTGCAAAAGACATCAAATACGATAATAAATCGTGTAAAAGGCGTTAATAGAGTAGTGTATGACATTAGTTCTAAGCCGCCAGCCACAATTGAGTGGGAATAA
- a CDS encoding glycosyltransferase family protein: MFYAAVAWFASGYYHADEHFQIIEFAGIKTGANTPNDLSFEYREGIRPTLQPTIAYLILEFQEVFTSNPYIKAFLLRLLTAIIGLLAIRLFINATLFLIEESLRNVYIISSYFIWFMPLVFTRFSSEAWSAIFIIFATTTLINSKLPNPRQIFAIGLLLGIAFLFRYQSAFISIGLIAWLLYNKRLNLKGFLQMSSAILIIALIGILIDTWFYDKWIITAWNYFNFNIIEDGASTFGTKPFLWYPYAIIKYTFLPIGILIGLSFLYLLLERRKSIFLFIFLPMFVVHCLIPHKEVRFLFPLAFIVTPVVFLFIQYVFKSTRGIFPNKFAIPTLAIISIICITLANSIGLVALVSKTAGARSIHTGKYIYDNFKGDAITLHQTQFAAPYAPFGVPLNFYKIENLTTKTIITPCDITLKDINPNNINLVTFAFKDKLDTTCLSENTTLEFTKLTQSWPDWLVTLNEFYTAYETPEQTYLYKVDLKRQD; the protein is encoded by the coding sequence ATATTCTATGCAGCAGTTGCCTGGTTTGCAAGCGGCTATTATCATGCAGATGAACATTTTCAAATTATTGAATTTGCTGGAATAAAAACAGGCGCCAATACCCCTAACGATCTCTCTTTTGAATATCGCGAAGGCATAAGACCTACCTTACAGCCTACAATTGCATATCTCATTTTAGAATTTCAGGAAGTATTTACAAGTAACCCATATATTAAAGCGTTTTTACTACGATTACTTACTGCAATAATTGGACTCTTGGCAATTAGGCTTTTTATTAATGCCACCTTATTTTTAATTGAAGAGAGTTTAAGGAACGTTTATATCATAAGCTCATATTTTATCTGGTTTATGCCGCTGGTATTTACACGGTTTTCTTCTGAAGCTTGGTCTGCCATCTTCATAATTTTTGCAACTACAACGCTAATCAACTCTAAATTACCTAATCCTCGACAAATATTTGCTATCGGTTTGCTTTTAGGAATTGCCTTTTTATTTAGGTACCAATCTGCATTTATAAGTATTGGGCTAATAGCTTGGCTACTTTACAATAAGCGTTTAAACTTAAAAGGGTTTTTACAAATGTCTTCTGCTATTTTAATAATAGCTCTAATTGGAATCTTGATAGACACTTGGTTTTATGATAAATGGATTATAACCGCCTGGAATTATTTCAACTTTAATATTATTGAAGATGGTGCTTCTACATTTGGCACCAAGCCATTTCTTTGGTATCCGTATGCAATTATTAAATACACCTTCTTACCTATTGGTATTTTAATAGGCTTATCTTTTTTATACTTGCTTCTAGAACGAAGAAAATCTATTTTTCTATTTATTTTTCTTCCAATGTTTGTGGTGCATTGTCTTATACCACATAAAGAAGTTAGATTTTTGTTTCCATTAGCATTTATAGTGACTCCTGTTGTATTCTTATTTATACAATATGTCTTTAAATCGACTAGAGGTATATTTCCAAATAAATTTGCAATACCTACACTGGCTATTATTTCCATAATATGTATAACCTTAGCTAACAGTATTGGTTTAGTTGCGTTGGTTAGCAAAACTGCAGGAGCAAGATCTATTCACACAGGAAAGTATATTTATGATAATTTTAAAGGTGATGCTATAACGCTGCACCAAACACAATTTGCTGCACCTTACGCTCCTTTTGGAGTGCCTCTAAATTTTTATAAAATTGAAAATTTGACTACCAAGACAATAATAACTCCTTGTGACATTACCTTGAAAGACATTAATCCTAATAATATTAATTTAGTGACATTTGCCTTTAAAGATAAATTAGACACTACCTGTCTTTCAGAAAACACAACGTTAGAGTTTACAAAGCTCACTCAAAGTTGGCCAGATTGGCTTGTAACGTTAAATGAATTTTATACTGCCTACGAAACACCAGAGCAAACGTATTTATATAAGGTAGACTTAAAGCGTCAAGATTGA
- the bshC gene encoding bacillithiol biosynthesis cysteine-adding enzyme BshC, producing the protein MPIDCIPFEDTGYFSNLVCDYLKQEEKLASFYRSFPSDAAFLTHAKERNKQFPKTHRRILVEVLKEQYQNIETSSETQQAIQLLAEDTTVTITTGHQLNLFSGPLYFLYKIISTINLSEKLSENYKDINVVPVFWMATEDHDFEEINHFTLHGKKFKWSPERYSDNANGAVGRFTTEGLEDVLKLLKAELGVGHQAEYLVKLFEDTYLNHNTLAEATRYLTNELFAKYGLVILDADHPKLKQLFVPTVLDELQHQTSYKAVTNTSKHLESANYPVQVSAREINLFYLTETSRERIVNVDGTFGVVDSDKIWNTDQELFEEVSAHPERFSPNVIMRPLYQETILPNICYIGGGGELAYWFELKTYFDKVEVPFPVLLLRNSVLLRTDKQYGKQQKLRVSNEELFLKQHELINRKVRQISNINIDFSTQKAHLKDQFEAMYALAEKTDATFLGAVKAQEVKQLKGLDHLEQRLLKAQRLKLKDEVSRLVALQNELFPLKSLQERTINFSEFYLEYGDQLINELKENLDPLSHEFSILTL; encoded by the coding sequence ATGCCTATTGATTGTATACCATTTGAAGATACTGGCTATTTTTCAAATCTCGTTTGTGACTACTTGAAACAAGAGGAAAAACTAGCTTCGTTTTATAGAAGTTTTCCTAGTGATGCTGCATTCTTAACTCATGCAAAAGAACGTAACAAACAATTTCCCAAGACACATAGGCGTATTTTGGTAGAAGTACTTAAGGAACAATACCAAAATATTGAAACATCTTCTGAAACACAACAAGCCATACAATTGTTGGCCGAAGATACTACTGTAACCATAACAACTGGTCATCAACTCAACTTGTTTTCTGGGCCTTTGTATTTTTTATATAAGATTATATCTACTATAAACCTTTCTGAAAAGCTTTCAGAAAATTATAAGGATATAAATGTTGTTCCTGTATTTTGGATGGCAACAGAAGATCATGATTTTGAAGAAATTAATCATTTTACATTACATGGTAAAAAGTTTAAGTGGAGTCCAGAACGTTATTCAGATAATGCAAATGGAGCTGTCGGAAGATTTACTACTGAAGGCTTAGAAGATGTTTTAAAACTTCTTAAAGCAGAATTAGGTGTAGGTCATCAAGCAGAATATCTTGTAAAATTATTTGAAGACACCTACTTAAACCACAATACACTAGCTGAAGCTACGAGGTACTTAACTAACGAGCTGTTTGCTAAGTACGGGTTGGTAATTTTAGATGCAGATCATCCTAAGTTAAAGCAACTATTTGTGCCTACAGTTTTAGATGAATTACAGCATCAAACATCTTATAAAGCTGTAACTAACACATCTAAGCACTTAGAAAGTGCAAACTATCCAGTTCAGGTCTCTGCTAGAGAAATAAATTTATTTTATTTAACCGAAACTTCTAGAGAGCGTATCGTAAATGTAGATGGTACGTTTGGTGTTGTTGATAGTGATAAGATTTGGAATACAGATCAAGAACTTTTTGAAGAAGTATCGGCGCATCCAGAAAGATTTAGCCCAAATGTTATAATGCGACCGCTATATCAAGAAACTATTTTGCCAAATATTTGTTATATAGGTGGTGGCGGAGAGTTAGCTTATTGGTTTGAGCTTAAAACCTATTTTGATAAAGTTGAAGTTCCTTTTCCTGTTTTGCTATTAAGAAATTCTGTATTGCTGCGTACAGATAAACAATACGGGAAACAGCAAAAACTTAGAGTGAGTAATGAAGAGCTGTTCTTAAAACAGCATGAACTTATAAATAGAAAAGTAAGGCAGATTTCTAATATAAATATAGATTTCTCTACGCAGAAAGCACACCTTAAAGACCAGTTTGAAGCTATGTATGCTTTAGCTGAAAAAACTGATGCTACATTTTTAGGAGCTGTAAAAGCACAAGAAGTAAAACAATTAAAAGGCTTAGATCATTTAGAGCAGCGACTGTTAAAAGCTCAGCGTTTAAAGTTAAAAGATGAGGTGAGTAGGTTGGTAGCACTTCAAAATGAGCTCTTCCCTTTAAAAAGCCTTCAAGAACGCACAATAAATTTCTCAGAGTTTTACTTAGAGTATGGAGACCAATTAATTAATGAATTAAAAGAAAATTTAGATCCTCTTAGTCATGAGTTTTCAATCTTGACGCTTTAA
- a CDS encoding M14 family metallopeptidase: protein MKQLTLLFAFLCSITISAQLKSPEAFLGYEIGQQFTRHADVVNYFEHVAQFSPMVSFSTYGKTNERRPLTYAIVTSENNLSNIEAIRTNHLKNTGILSGDSTTDKAIVWLSYNVHGNEASSTEAAMATLYKLITEKQDWLENTIVIIDPCVNPDGRDRYANWYNQVKATPYNIAQDATEHHEPWPGGRPNHYLFDLNRDWAWATQIETQERLKVYNQWLPHVHVDFHEQGINDPYYFAPAAEPFHEEITDFQRDFQTKIGKNHAKYFDENGWLFFTKERFDLLYPSYGDTYPTFMGAIGMTYEQAGHGRAGLGINTDEGNVLTLKDRVAHHTTTGLSTIEVASNNAAELNAEFNAFFNNATNNASYVLNGSQDKIDAVTNLLDKHEIVYNFGNSGYVSGYNYNTQKNGSMKMTTSSLIISANQPKGKMATTLFEPQTKIADSLTYDITAWSIPYAYGLDAVVTTKSVSGNTSRQRSDISNSPMTTSAGYITKWDSMKDARFLSELLKAGINVRFSEKAFTNANTDFEKGSLIITRSDNTSLENFDTLVTTIANTQQRQLNPVTSSFANNGPDFGSPHIKRINKQKIAVLTGDYTSSLSYGELWHFFETQLHYPITSINTNNFSGIHLGDYDVLIIPDGYYGSYFDESKLDTLKEFVKNGGKIIALANALQIFSDNDSFSLKQKTQEQEDTNNELLPYNMRERQSTNDFIIGSIFKTTLDTSHPLAFGYKNTYNSLKLSADAYQFLDSGYNVGYINGTAQNISGFAGKNALKNQDNTMVFGEERLGKGSIIYMVDNPMFRSFWENGKLLLVNAIFYVNNSKVRI from the coding sequence ATGAAACAACTTACACTTCTTTTCGCTTTTTTATGTTCAATCACTATTTCGGCGCAATTAAAATCGCCCGAAGCTTTTTTAGGCTATGAAATTGGACAACAGTTTACACGGCACGCAGACGTGGTTAACTATTTTGAACATGTCGCTCAGTTTTCCCCAATGGTTTCCTTCTCTACCTATGGAAAAACCAATGAGCGCAGACCTTTAACCTATGCAATTGTGACATCAGAAAACAACCTTAGCAATATTGAAGCTATTAGGACAAACCATTTAAAAAACACAGGTATACTTTCTGGAGACAGCACTACAGACAAAGCTATTGTTTGGTTAAGTTATAATGTACACGGTAATGAAGCATCGTCTACAGAAGCTGCAATGGCCACACTCTACAAACTTATTACTGAAAAACAAGATTGGCTTGAAAATACAATTGTTATTATAGATCCTTGTGTAAATCCTGATGGTAGAGACCGTTATGCCAATTGGTACAACCAGGTAAAAGCAACACCTTACAACATTGCGCAAGATGCTACAGAACATCATGAACCTTGGCCTGGAGGAAGACCTAATCATTATTTATTCGATTTGAATAGAGATTGGGCTTGGGCTACTCAAATTGAAACACAAGAACGTTTAAAAGTTTATAACCAATGGCTACCTCACGTACATGTAGATTTTCATGAGCAAGGCATTAACGACCCATATTATTTTGCACCAGCTGCAGAGCCTTTTCATGAAGAGATCACAGATTTTCAAAGAGATTTTCAGACCAAAATAGGTAAAAATCACGCAAAATATTTTGATGAAAATGGGTGGTTATTTTTCACAAAAGAACGTTTTGATTTATTGTACCCAAGTTATGGTGACACCTACCCAACATTTATGGGCGCTATAGGTATGACTTATGAGCAAGCTGGTCACGGTCGTGCTGGTCTTGGTATTAATACAGATGAAGGCAATGTTTTAACACTAAAAGATAGAGTTGCACACCATACCACAACTGGTTTATCTACAATTGAAGTAGCTTCTAATAACGCCGCTGAATTAAATGCCGAGTTTAATGCATTCTTTAACAATGCAACTAACAATGCATCTTATGTTTTAAATGGTTCTCAGGATAAAATTGATGCTGTTACTAACTTGTTAGACAAACATGAGATAGTGTACAATTTTGGTAATTCTGGATATGTTTCTGGTTATAACTACAATACTCAGAAAAATGGAAGTATGAAGATGACAACCAGTTCATTAATTATAAGCGCCAATCAACCAAAAGGTAAAATGGCTACAACGCTATTTGAACCACAAACCAAAATAGCAGACTCTCTTACTTACGATATTACAGCTTGGAGTATACCTTACGCTTATGGTTTAGATGCTGTTGTTACCACAAAATCTGTTTCAGGAAATACATCTCGACAACGTTCTGATATAAGTAATAGTCCTATGACTACATCTGCAGGATATATTACTAAATGGGACAGCATGAAAGATGCCCGTTTTTTATCTGAATTACTTAAGGCAGGAATAAATGTGAGGTTTTCAGAAAAAGCTTTTACTAATGCTAATACAGATTTTGAAAAGGGCAGTTTAATTATAACACGAAGCGATAATACATCCTTAGAAAATTTTGACACTTTAGTTACAACAATTGCAAACACACAGCAAAGACAACTTAATCCTGTAACTAGCAGTTTTGCTAATAATGGTCCAGATTTTGGCTCTCCACATATTAAAAGAATAAACAAACAGAAGATTGCAGTACTAACTGGAGATTATACCTCGTCACTAAGTTATGGTGAACTTTGGCACTTTTTTGAAACTCAATTACACTATCCCATAACCAGCATTAACACAAATAACTTTTCTGGAATACATTTAGGAGATTATGATGTACTTATAATCCCAGATGGATATTACGGAAGTTATTTCGATGAATCTAAATTAGATACATTAAAAGAATTTGTGAAAAATGGCGGAAAAATAATTGCACTTGCAAACGCTTTACAAATATTTAGTGATAATGACAGTTTTAGTTTGAAACAAAAAACTCAAGAACAAGAAGACACTAATAATGAGCTATTACCTTATAATATGAGAGAACGCCAAAGCACTAATGACTTTATTATTGGCAGTATTTTTAAAACAACTTTAGACACTAGTCATCCACTAGCTTTTGGATACAAAAACACATACAATAGTTTAAAGCTAAGCGCAGATGCTTACCAATTTCTTGATAGTGGTTATAATGTAGGTTACATAAATGGTACTGCTCAAAACATTTCAGGATTTGCAGGAAAAAATGCTTTAAAAAACCAAGATAACACTATGGTCTTTGGAGAAGAAAGATTAGGTAAGGGAAGTATAATATATATGGTAGACAATCCTATGTTTAGAAGCTTTTGGGAAAACGGTAAACTTCTTCTCGTAAATGCAATTTTCTATGTGAACAACTCTAAAGTTAGAATTTAG